The proteins below come from a single Polynucleobacter necessarius genomic window:
- the tpiA gene encoding triose-phosphate isomerase: MRPLIVIGNWKMNGNLASNADWIKTVARGMESGMPADRQYVVCPPHPYLAQCAQLIKEHSLAFLSLGAQDASAQSSGAYTGEASASMLKELGCRYVILGHSERRQLHHEVDEVVAAKALQVLDNGMTPVICVGETADERNSGRAEEVVCGQITKQVAVLQDRLVDCLIAYEPVWAIGTGKVASAQVAQDMHRHIRLQLAEFDEDVASHVGILYGGSVKPDNAVELFAMPDIDGGLVGGVSLNPNDFLAICQA, encoded by the coding sequence ATGCGACCACTCATCGTTATTGGCAACTGGAAAATGAATGGCAATCTGGCGAGTAATGCGGATTGGATTAAAACTGTTGCTCGAGGCATGGAGAGTGGCATGCCTGCAGATCGTCAATATGTGGTGTGTCCACCACATCCGTATTTAGCGCAATGCGCACAACTTATTAAGGAACATTCTTTAGCATTTTTAAGCTTGGGTGCGCAGGATGCTTCTGCGCAATCGAGTGGTGCCTATACCGGTGAAGCGAGTGCTTCAATGCTCAAGGAATTGGGTTGTCGATATGTGATTTTGGGTCACTCCGAGCGTCGTCAACTACATCATGAAGTGGATGAAGTGGTGGCCGCGAAAGCCTTGCAAGTTCTGGATAACGGCATGACCCCGGTGATTTGCGTTGGCGAAACTGCGGATGAGCGCAATTCTGGTCGTGCTGAAGAAGTGGTTTGTGGTCAGATAACGAAACAAGTTGCAGTACTGCAGGACCGTTTGGTGGACTGTTTGATTGCCTATGAACCCGTGTGGGCTATTGGCACCGGAAAAGTCGCAAGCGCTCAAGTAGCACAGGACATGCATCGCCACATTCGTTTACAGCTCGCCGAGTTTGATGAGGATGTTGCTTCTCATGTCGGCATTTTGTATGGCGGCAGTGTCAAACCCGACAATGCTGTGGAATTGTTTGCCATGCCAGATATAGATGGTGGATTAGTTGGGGGCGTTTCATTGAACCCAAATGATTTTCTAGCCATCTGTCAGGCATAA
- a CDS encoding MerR family transcriptional regulator, which yields MLEKTEFDVSSALPSSQLPPIPPKRYFTIGEVADLCGVRSLRYWEQEFTQLSPQKRRGNRRYYQHHEVVLIRKIRALLYEEGFTISGARKRLEEARDELRLREELQAVLQILSK from the coding sequence ATGCTCGAGAAAACCGAGTTTGATGTTAGCTCGGCATTACCGAGCTCTCAACTGCCTCCCATTCCCCCTAAACGGTATTTCACGATCGGTGAAGTAGCGGATTTGTGTGGTGTACGTTCACTGCGCTATTGGGAACAAGAATTTACCCAATTAAGCCCGCAAAAGCGCCGTGGTAACCGTCGGTATTACCAACATCATGAAGTGGTGCTTATCCGCAAGATACGTGCACTTCTTTACGAAGAGGGTTTCACAATCAGCGGTGCCCGTAAACGTCTTGAAGAGGCGCGTGACGAATTACGCTTGCGCGAGGAGTTGCAGGCTGTACTGCAAATTCTGTCTAAATAG
- the pheT gene encoding phenylalanine--tRNA ligase subunit beta, whose translation MQFSESWLRQYVNPSLDSDALGHAMTMAGLEVEEQHSVAPPFTKIVVAQILSAEQHPDADRLGVCKVDAGTGQELQIVCGAPNARAGIKIPCALVGAELPPAEAGGKPFLIKVGKLRGVESQGMLCSGRELGLGDDHEGILELPADAPVGEDIRKYLDLDDQIYVIKLTPNKADCLSLLGMAREVSAITGSSLCKPSWHSPAVSIDDKRRVSVLNTDLCGRFAGRVIRGVNPKAKTPDWVVTRLNRAGQRSISALVDLSNYVMLEMGQPTHVFDIDKFQGDIAVRWAKAGETLELLNGQTVTLVGPDSSGKVQEAGVVADQNGPVALAGIMGGNHCVVGDQTTNIYVEAAYWLPSAIQGRARRFNFSTDAAHRFERGVDPQNTVNCLEYLSSLILEVCGGQAGPVDDQILNVPERKNVKMRLARAEKVIGIPLTNEVIADVFRRLGFEFKKAVDVFVVTPPSYRFDIEIEEDLIEEVVRMYGFENISDKPPVASLKMSAKAEAKRGIHLLRQRFALQGYQEAVNFGFTDQESEQRLTGATEQNLIRVLNPIANQYGVMRSTLWGGLLSQLKSNLNRGAGRVRLFETGRIFKRDAAIAEQAGKVAGFEQPQKIGGLAYGAAVPEQWASPSKAVDFFDVKGDLERVLDPLHFITEAAQHPALHPGRSAKVFLQVGKNRVEVGWIGELHPGIQQSYELPQAPVLFELDLEWIRDLGLPAPEELSKFPAVQRDLALVVKQNVSAQSLLDAMTASKQNFVRTIELFDEFKPKAGSSSMAEDEKSLAFRATLLNTQETLQDAQIDAVMAALLGAVEKKCAARLR comes from the coding sequence ATGCAATTCTCTGAATCCTGGCTTCGTCAATACGTAAACCCATCGCTAGATAGCGATGCCTTAGGCCATGCGATGACAATGGCTGGTCTAGAGGTAGAAGAGCAGCACTCTGTTGCCCCACCATTTACCAAAATTGTGGTGGCGCAAATCTTGTCTGCGGAGCAGCATCCTGATGCGGACCGTTTAGGTGTTTGTAAAGTCGATGCCGGTACTGGTCAAGAGCTGCAAATTGTTTGTGGTGCACCGAATGCGCGTGCTGGCATTAAGATTCCATGTGCTCTGGTAGGTGCCGAATTGCCTCCTGCGGAGGCAGGTGGCAAGCCTTTCCTAATTAAGGTTGGCAAGCTCCGTGGCGTAGAGAGCCAGGGTATGTTGTGCTCTGGGCGCGAGCTTGGGCTTGGTGATGACCATGAAGGCATTTTGGAGTTACCTGCTGATGCACCTGTAGGCGAAGATATTCGCAAATATCTTGATTTGGATGATCAGATCTATGTGATCAAATTAACGCCAAACAAAGCCGATTGTTTGTCGCTGTTAGGCATGGCAAGAGAAGTATCGGCAATTACGGGCTCCTCTCTGTGTAAACCGAGTTGGCATTCTCCGGCGGTATCCATCGATGACAAACGCAGAGTTAGCGTTTTAAATACGGATTTGTGCGGTCGCTTTGCTGGTCGCGTGATTCGTGGTGTAAACCCCAAAGCCAAAACCCCAGACTGGGTTGTGACGCGTTTAAATCGTGCAGGCCAACGCAGTATTTCAGCATTAGTCGACTTATCAAACTACGTGATGTTAGAAATGGGTCAGCCAACCCATGTGTTTGATATTGATAAATTCCAAGGTGATATTGCGGTACGTTGGGCCAAAGCCGGTGAGACCCTAGAGCTTCTCAATGGTCAAACCGTTACTCTGGTTGGCCCTGATTCGTCAGGCAAAGTTCAAGAAGCGGGTGTAGTGGCCGATCAGAATGGTCCCGTAGCTCTCGCAGGCATTATGGGCGGTAATCATTGCGTAGTTGGCGACCAAACAACCAATATCTATGTAGAAGCCGCCTATTGGTTGCCTTCGGCGATTCAAGGACGAGCACGTCGTTTCAATTTCAGTACCGATGCTGCGCATCGCTTTGAGCGTGGTGTCGATCCGCAAAATACAGTGAATTGTCTGGAATATCTTTCCTCACTCATTCTCGAGGTTTGTGGTGGGCAGGCCGGTCCGGTAGATGATCAGATCCTCAATGTACCAGAGCGTAAGAATGTGAAAATGCGTCTTGCTCGTGCTGAAAAGGTAATTGGCATTCCGCTGACAAATGAAGTGATTGCCGATGTTTTTAGACGTTTAGGTTTTGAGTTTAAGAAAGCGGTTGATGTTTTTGTTGTGACACCGCCAAGCTACCGCTTTGATATCGAGATCGAAGAAGATTTGATTGAAGAAGTTGTGCGGATGTATGGATTTGAAAACATTTCCGATAAGCCGCCAGTGGCGTCGCTCAAAATGAGTGCAAAAGCCGAAGCAAAACGCGGTATTCATTTGCTCCGTCAGCGTTTTGCATTACAGGGCTATCAAGAGGCAGTGAATTTTGGTTTTACAGATCAAGAGAGCGAACAACGACTTACTGGCGCAACTGAGCAAAATTTAATACGTGTACTGAATCCAATCGCTAATCAGTATGGCGTCATGCGCAGCACCCTCTGGGGCGGTCTGCTTTCGCAGCTTAAGTCGAATTTGAACCGCGGTGCAGGGCGAGTGCGCCTATTTGAGACTGGCAGAATATTTAAACGCGATGCTGCGATTGCCGAGCAAGCTGGCAAAGTTGCGGGCTTTGAACAGCCCCAAAAGATTGGCGGATTAGCATATGGTGCGGCCGTTCCAGAGCAGTGGGCAAGCCCATCAAAAGCAGTCGATTTTTTTGATGTGAAAGGTGATCTAGAGCGGGTATTAGATCCGCTGCACTTTATTACTGAAGCTGCACAACATCCTGCTCTGCATCCTGGACGTAGTGCCAAGGTATTTTTGCAGGTTGGCAAAAATCGAGTTGAGGTAGGTTGGATTGGTGAACTACATCCTGGTATTCAGCAATCCTATGAATTGCCTCAAGCACCAGTGCTATTTGAGTTGGATCTAGAGTGGATTCGTGATCTGGGTCTACCAGCTCCCGAAGAGTTAAGTAAATTTCCTGCGGTGCAACGCGATTTAGCGCTAGTGGTGAAACAGAATGTTTCGGCTCAATCCTTGTTGGATGCAATGACTGCTTCCAAGCAGAATTTTGTGCGTACGATTGAATTATTTGATGAATTTAAGCCAAAAGCAGGTTCTAGTAGCATGGCCGAAGATGAAAAGAGCTTGGCGTTCCGCGCCACGCTGCTGAATACCCAGGAAACCTTGCAAGATGCCCAAATTGACGCTGTTATGGCGGCTTTATTGGGTGCGGTAGAAAAAAAGTGTGCAGCCCGTCTGCGCTAG
- a CDS encoding NuoB/complex I 20 kDa subunit family protein translates to MALEGVLKEGFVTTTADQLINWSRNGSLWPMTFGLACCAVEMMHAGASRYDLDRFGVVFRPSPRQSDLMIVAGTLCNKMAPALRKVYDQMPEPRWVISMGSCANGGGYYHNSYSVVRGCDRIVPVDIYVPGCPPTAEALIYGIIQLQSKIARTSTIARKA, encoded by the coding sequence ATGGCATTAGAAGGCGTTCTCAAAGAAGGATTTGTTACTACCACTGCGGATCAGTTGATTAACTGGTCGCGTAATGGTTCTTTATGGCCCATGACCTTTGGTCTTGCCTGTTGTGCGGTCGAAATGATGCATGCTGGCGCCTCTCGTTATGACTTAGACCGTTTTGGTGTAGTTTTCCGTCCATCGCCACGTCAGTCTGATTTGATGATCGTCGCAGGAACGCTGTGCAACAAGATGGCTCCGGCTTTGCGCAAAGTTTATGACCAGATGCCTGAACCCCGTTGGGTGATCTCAATGGGCTCATGCGCCAATGGTGGTGGTTACTACCACAACTCCTATTCAGTAGTTCGCGGTTGTGACCGCATTGTGCCAGTGGATATTTATGTTCCTGGCTGTCCTCCAACTGCAGAAGCGTTGATCTACGGAATTATTCAGTTGCAATCGAAGATCGCACGTACCAGCACGATTGCGCGGAAGGCATAA
- a CDS encoding integration host factor subunit alpha produces the protein MGDINTNDTVTKNELSEALIDQIGLNKREAKDMIDAFFDRIGQSLEAGTEVKISGFGNFQLRNKSARPGRNPKTGQMIPIAARRVVTFHASQKLKDVVESHARENRV, from the coding sequence ATGGGCGACATCAACACCAACGATACCGTTACTAAAAACGAACTCTCTGAAGCGCTCATCGATCAAATCGGTCTGAATAAACGTGAAGCCAAAGATATGATTGATGCATTTTTCGATCGCATTGGTCAATCTTTAGAAGCTGGTACTGAAGTGAAGATCTCCGGCTTTGGTAATTTTCAGTTGCGTAATAAATCGGCTCGTCCTGGCCGAAACCCAAAGACAGGGCAGATGATTCCTATCGCGGCAAGACGCGTCGTTACTTTTCATGCCAGTCAGAAGCTGAAAGATGTAGTGGAGTCACATGCTCGAGAAAACCGAGTTTGA
- the rplT gene encoding 50S ribosomal protein L20 yields the protein MPRVKRGVTAIARHKKITDAATGYHGRRKNVFRIAKQAVMRAGQYAYRDRRNKKRVFRALWIARINAAVREHDLTYSVFINGLKKAAIDLDRKVLSDMAIADKAAFAALVARIKSVVNTAA from the coding sequence ATGCCAAGAGTCAAACGTGGGGTTACAGCAATAGCCCGTCATAAGAAAATTACCGATGCCGCAACGGGTTACCACGGCCGTCGTAAAAACGTATTCCGCATTGCTAAGCAAGCGGTTATGCGTGCTGGTCAATATGCCTATCGTGACCGTCGCAACAAGAAACGTGTATTCCGCGCTTTGTGGATTGCCCGTATCAATGCGGCAGTGCGTGAGCATGACTTGACATACAGCGTATTCATCAATGGTTTGAAGAAAGCTGCGATCGATCTCGACCGCAAAGTACTTTCCGATATGGCTATTGCTGACAAAGCAGCCTTTGCTGCTTTGGTTGCTCGGATCAAGTCCGTAGTCAACACTGCAGCTTAA
- the pnp gene encoding polyribonucleotide nucleotidyltransferase, which yields MTMFRKAVKSFQWGNHQVTMETGEIARQAGGAVIVNVDDTVVMGTVVASKSAKPGQDFFPLTVDYLEKTYAAGKIPGGFFRREGRPSESETLISRLIDRPIRPLFPEGFYNEVQVVVHVLSINPEVPSDIPALIAASAALAVSGIPFSGPVGAARVGYANGQYLLNPTRTEQTTSELDLIVAGTQAAVLMVESEANQLSEKVMLGAVVFGHEQMQTAINAINDLVREAGKPEWDWQAAPKDEPLIAKVSALAEGPLREAYQIRQKGARSDKLKAITKEVIAKLAEEGEVDEVAVGNILFEIEAKIVRSQILNGEPRIDGRDTRTVRPIEIRNGLLPRTHGSALFTRGETQALVVATLGTARDEQIIDALEGEYRDRFMLHYNMPPFATGETGRVSSPKRREIGHGRLAKRALIPVLPSPEDFAYSIRVVSEITESNGSSSMASVCGGCLAMMDAGVPVKAHVAGVAMGLILDGNRFAVLTDILGDEDHLGDMDFKVAGTANGITALQMDIKVQGITKEIMQVALAQAKEGRLHILSKMQEAMGSVRTELSAHAPRMVSFKIHPDKIREVIGKGGATIQALTKETGCSIDIQDDGTVTIASTNADGLAQAKARIEGITAEAEVGKIYEGPVVKLLEFGALVNILPGKDGLLHISEISNERVKEVKDYLAEGQVVRVKLLAADERGRLRLSLKAAMAEGAGTIAPLAGTAEANAEVAPTNGETA from the coding sequence ATGACCATGTTTAGAAAAGCAGTAAAGAGTTTTCAATGGGGTAACCATCAAGTAACGATGGAAACCGGCGAGATTGCTCGTCAAGCGGGTGGTGCTGTAATCGTTAACGTAGATGACACCGTAGTAATGGGTACTGTCGTAGCATCTAAGTCTGCTAAGCCAGGCCAAGACTTTTTCCCTTTAACCGTCGATTATTTAGAAAAGACTTACGCAGCCGGTAAGATCCCTGGTGGTTTCTTCCGTCGTGAAGGCCGTCCATCTGAAAGTGAGACATTGATCTCCCGTTTGATTGATCGCCCAATTCGTCCGCTATTCCCAGAGGGTTTCTATAACGAAGTACAAGTTGTTGTACATGTGTTGTCGATCAACCCAGAAGTGCCATCGGATATTCCTGCATTGATCGCTGCTTCTGCTGCGTTAGCGGTTTCAGGTATTCCATTTAGCGGTCCAGTTGGTGCTGCCCGTGTTGGTTACGCCAACGGCCAGTATCTCTTGAACCCAACCCGCACAGAGCAAACAACCAGTGAGTTGGATTTAATTGTTGCCGGAACTCAAGCAGCCGTATTGATGGTGGAGTCTGAGGCAAACCAACTTTCTGAGAAAGTAATGCTGGGTGCTGTGGTATTTGGTCATGAGCAAATGCAAACCGCTATTAATGCGATTAACGATTTAGTGCGTGAAGCTGGTAAACCTGAGTGGGATTGGCAAGCGGCCCCTAAAGATGAGCCATTGATTGCTAAGGTGAGCGCTTTGGCTGAAGGTCCATTGCGTGAGGCATACCAAATTCGTCAAAAGGGTGCTCGCTCCGACAAGTTAAAAGCGATTACCAAAGAAGTGATCGCAAAATTGGCTGAAGAGGGCGAAGTGGATGAGGTTGCTGTTGGCAATATCCTCTTTGAAATCGAAGCAAAAATTGTGCGTAGCCAGATTTTGAATGGCGAGCCGCGTATTGATGGTCGCGATACTCGCACAGTGCGTCCAATTGAAATTCGCAATGGCTTATTGCCGCGCACTCATGGTTCAGCACTCTTTACTCGTGGTGAAACACAGGCTCTTGTTGTGGCAACTTTGGGTACTGCACGTGATGAGCAAATTATTGACGCGCTCGAAGGTGAATACCGCGATCGTTTCATGCTCCACTACAACATGCCTCCATTTGCGACGGGCGAAACTGGTCGTGTAAGTAGTCCAAAGCGCCGTGAAATTGGTCATGGACGTTTGGCAAAGCGCGCGTTGATTCCTGTGCTGCCAAGCCCAGAAGACTTCGCTTACAGTATTCGTGTAGTTTCCGAAATCACGGAATCTAATGGCTCCTCATCGATGGCTTCTGTTTGTGGTGGCTGCTTGGCAATGATGGATGCGGGAGTTCCTGTTAAGGCACACGTCGCTGGTGTAGCCATGGGCTTGATTTTGGATGGCAATCGTTTTGCCGTATTGACCGATATCTTGGGTGATGAAGATCACTTAGGCGATATGGATTTCAAAGTGGCGGGTACTGCAAACGGTATTACTGCACTGCAGATGGACATCAAAGTTCAGGGCATTACAAAAGAAATCATGCAGGTTGCTTTGGCGCAAGCAAAAGAGGGTCGCTTGCATATCTTGAGCAAAATGCAAGAAGCAATGGGATCTGTGCGTACGGAGTTATCAGCACACGCCCCACGTATGGTGTCTTTCAAGATTCATCCAGACAAGATTCGCGAAGTGATTGGTAAGGGTGGTGCAACCATCCAAGCGCTCACCAAGGAAACTGGCTGCAGTATTGACATTCAAGACGATGGCACCGTTACCATTGCCTCAACTAATGCGGATGGTCTAGCACAAGCGAAAGCCCGTATTGAAGGCATTACTGCTGAAGCTGAAGTTGGCAAGATTTACGAAGGCCCAGTGGTAAAGTTACTTGAATTTGGCGCTTTAGTGAACATTCTTCCGGGTAAGGATGGTCTCTTGCACATCTCTGAAATTTCCAATGAGCGTGTGAAAGAAGTTAAGGACTACCTAGCTGAAGGTCAAGTTGTGCGCGTGAAGTTGCTCGCTGCTGATGAGCGCGGTCGCTTGCGTCTCTCTCTGAAAGCTGCCATGGCAGAAGGGGCGGGCACGATTGCTCCATTGGCTGGTACTGCAGAGGCGAATGCCGAAGTTGCACCAACCAATGGCGAAACTGCTTAA
- a CDS encoding NAD(P)H-quinone oxidoreductase, translating into MRVIEIKEYGAPEMLVPTTRPDPAIPSAGTGEILIKVLAAGINRPDVLQRKGHYPVPPGASDIPGLEVAGEIVGGDLSHVDNSLGLKIGDKVYALVQGGGYAELCTAPIAQCLPYPTGFTDQEAASLPEAFYTVWSNVFMRGELSEGETLLVQGGSSGIGVTAILLAKALGHKVFVTAGTDEKCAACLKLGADLAINYKTQDFVEEVKKATDGKGVNVILDMVTGAYVQREIDCLADDGRIVIIAIMGGSKAEVNTGQILRRRLTITGSTLRPRPVSFKKQITKQLYETVWPLLNTGKLKPAIYKTFALDEAAEAHRLMESSEHVGKIVLTV; encoded by the coding sequence ATGCGCGTTATTGAGATCAAAGAATACGGGGCACCAGAGATGCTGGTGCCAACTACTCGTCCAGATCCGGCTATTCCCAGCGCTGGTACTGGCGAGATTCTGATCAAAGTTTTGGCAGCAGGAATTAATCGCCCAGACGTTTTGCAACGTAAGGGTCATTACCCCGTACCGCCTGGCGCATCCGATATTCCTGGCCTTGAAGTTGCCGGTGAGATTGTTGGCGGCGACTTATCGCATGTCGACAATTCCTTGGGTTTAAAAATCGGTGATAAGGTTTATGCATTGGTGCAGGGCGGTGGATATGCAGAGCTTTGCACCGCACCCATTGCTCAATGCCTACCATATCCAACTGGATTTACCGATCAAGAAGCAGCCTCTCTCCCGGAGGCGTTCTACACCGTGTGGAGCAATGTCTTCATGCGCGGCGAGTTATCTGAGGGTGAGACGCTCTTAGTTCAGGGTGGCTCTAGCGGTATTGGTGTTACCGCGATCTTGCTGGCCAAGGCGCTGGGACACAAAGTATTTGTAACCGCTGGTACCGATGAAAAGTGTGCGGCATGTTTGAAGTTGGGCGCTGATTTGGCGATTAACTACAAGACTCAGGATTTTGTTGAAGAGGTCAAGAAAGCGACTGACGGAAAAGGCGTTAATGTCATCCTGGATATGGTGACAGGCGCTTATGTCCAACGTGAGATTGATTGCCTTGCAGATGATGGTCGTATCGTGATTATTGCAATAATGGGCGGCTCTAAAGCCGAAGTGAATACCGGTCAAATTCTGCGCCGTCGCTTAACCATTACTGGCTCTACTTTGCGTCCTCGCCCTGTATCGTTCAAGAAGCAAATTACAAAACAGCTTTATGAAACCGTTTGGCCACTTCTCAATACTGGCAAGCTTAAGCCTGCTATCTATAAAACTTTTGCACTTGATGAAGCAGCAGAAGCCCATCGCTTGATGGAATCTTCTGAGCACGTTGGCAAAATTGTTTTGACGGTTTAA
- the rpsO gene encoding 30S ribosomal protein S15 produces MAVADIKTAEIVKENARSANDTGSPEVQVSLLTARINELIPHFKANAKDHHSRRGLLKMVSRRRRLLDYLKGKDLDRYRALIDKLGLRK; encoded by the coding sequence ATGGCAGTTGCTGATATTAAAACGGCGGAAATCGTCAAAGAAAACGCGCGCAGCGCAAACGATACGGGTAGCCCTGAAGTTCAAGTTTCATTGCTTACCGCCCGCATCAATGAATTAATCCCCCATTTCAAGGCTAACGCCAAAGACCATCACAGCCGTCGCGGTTTGTTGAAGATGGTTTCACGTCGCCGTCGCCTCTTGGATTACCTCAAAGGCAAAGATCTGGATCGCTATCGCGCATTGATCGACAAATTGGGTCTCCGTAAGTAA
- a CDS encoding NADH-quinone oxidoreductase subunit A → MNLANYFPILLFILAGIGVGLVPMFLGKILAPSKPDAEKLSPYECGFEAFEDARMKFDVRYYLIAILFILFDLETAFLFPWGVALRDLGWFGYASMVIFLLEFIVGFVYIWKKGALDWE, encoded by the coding sequence TTGAATCTCGCCAATTACTTTCCTATTTTGCTTTTTATCCTCGCAGGCATTGGGGTGGGTTTAGTCCCCATGTTCCTTGGAAAAATTTTGGCTCCCTCGAAGCCTGACGCTGAGAAACTCTCCCCCTATGAGTGCGGTTTTGAAGCATTCGAAGATGCGCGGATGAAGTTTGATGTGCGCTACTACCTCATTGCCATTCTCTTTATTTTGTTCGACCTGGAAACTGCGTTCTTATTCCCATGGGGAGTCGCGTTGCGTGATCTTGGTTGGTTTGGCTACGCCTCTATGGTGATCTTCCTCTTGGAATTCATTGTGGGATTTGTTTATATCTGGAAAAAGGGCGCTCTCGACTGGGAGTGA
- the secG gene encoding preprotein translocase subunit SecG produces MEWFKTLLIVLQVISALAVILLVLLQQGKGADMGAAFGSGASGSLFGASGSANFLSHTTAIFAAVFFLSTLGITWLGNKKEVSPGVLSGTVAPAAAPAAPVVPSQNPSKPAVPK; encoded by the coding sequence GTGGAATGGTTTAAGACCTTATTAATCGTATTGCAAGTGATCTCAGCATTGGCTGTCATCTTGCTTGTTCTTTTGCAACAGGGTAAGGGGGCAGATATGGGGGCCGCTTTTGGTTCTGGTGCCTCAGGAAGCCTCTTTGGAGCCAGTGGTTCGGCGAACTTTTTATCGCACACAACGGCTATCTTTGCGGCGGTATTTTTTCTTAGCACTTTGGGTATTACCTGGCTGGGAAATAAAAAAGAGGTCAGTCCTGGGGTGCTCTCTGGTACGGTTGCTCCTGCTGCCGCTCCAGCAGCTCCGGTTGTTCCTTCCCAGAATCCTAGCAAGCCTGCAGTTCCTAAGTAA
- a CDS encoding NADH-quinone oxidoreductase subunit C: MSDRLVQLAANLEKVLGKRIHSVEIALGEITVALNADTYFETALMLRDDPSLVFAQLIDLCGVDYQDFREGSWAGQRFGVVSHLLSLEHNWRLRVRVFASDDSYPVVASVTPVWNCANWFEREAFDLYGILFEGHQDLRRILTDYGFIGHPFRKDFPISGNVEMRYDPELKRVVYQPVTIEAREITPRIVREEQYGGSV, encoded by the coding sequence ATGTCAGATCGTTTAGTTCAGTTGGCAGCTAATCTAGAGAAAGTTCTCGGAAAGCGCATTCACTCAGTGGAGATTGCACTCGGTGAAATTACCGTGGCTTTGAATGCAGATACCTATTTCGAAACTGCCTTAATGCTCCGCGACGATCCCTCTCTGGTATTTGCGCAATTAATTGATTTATGTGGTGTTGATTACCAAGATTTCCGCGAGGGCTCTTGGGCAGGTCAGCGCTTTGGTGTGGTTAGCCATTTATTATCGCTTGAGCACAATTGGCGTTTGCGTGTGCGCGTGTTTGCGTCGGACGATAGTTACCCTGTTGTGGCCTCGGTTACGCCAGTTTGGAACTGTGCGAACTGGTTTGAGCGCGAAGCGTTTGATCTCTATGGCATCCTTTTTGAAGGTCACCAAGATTTGCGTCGCATCTTGACCGACTACGGTTTCATTGGTCATCCATTCAGAAAAGATTTCCCAATCAGTGGCAATGTTGAAATGCGCTATGACCCCGAATTAAAGCGCGTGGTCTACCAGCCTGTCACGATTGAAGCGCGTGAAATTACGCCGCGTATCGTTCGCGAAGAGCAATACGGAGGTTCGGTATAA
- the pheS gene encoding phenylalanine--tRNA ligase subunit alpha gives MVSLDQIVEDAKRDFSGAADSAALEDAKARYLGKSGVLTERLKALGGMSPEDRKSASAQINQIKTQVEAALQERRQALADAVLQQRLAAESIDVSLPGRGQAVGSLHPVMRTWERVEEIFRSIGFDVADGPEIEIDWFNFTALNSPENHPARSMQDTFYIDGKDSLEKPLLLRTHTSPIQVRFASEHVKKYANADVMPPIKVIAPGRTYRVDSDATHSPMFHQVEGLWIAQSVSFADLKGVYTDFLRTFFETNELQVRFRPSYFPFTEPSAEIDMAFGSGKLAGRWLEISGAGQVHPNVLRNMGIDPEHYTGFAFGSGLERLTMLRYGVDDLRLFFENDLRFLAQFPA, from the coding sequence ATGGTTTCTCTCGACCAAATTGTCGAGGATGCCAAACGTGATTTCTCCGGAGCTGCCGACTCGGCAGCTCTTGAGGACGCGAAAGCCAGGTATCTCGGTAAGTCAGGTGTTCTCACTGAACGTTTAAAAGCGCTTGGTGGAATGTCGCCTGAGGATCGTAAGAGTGCTAGCGCCCAAATTAATCAAATCAAAACGCAAGTTGAGGCTGCACTACAAGAGCGTCGCCAAGCTTTGGCTGATGCCGTATTGCAACAGCGTTTAGCTGCTGAATCTATCGATGTTTCCTTGCCAGGGCGCGGTCAAGCGGTTGGTAGCTTGCATCCTGTAATGCGCACTTGGGAGCGAGTAGAAGAAATCTTCCGCTCCATTGGTTTTGATGTGGCTGATGGTCCTGAGATTGAAATCGACTGGTTTAATTTCACGGCACTCAATAGCCCTGAAAATCATCCTGCTCGATCTATGCAGGATACTTTTTATATTGATGGCAAAGATTCTCTAGAGAAACCGTTGCTGTTACGCACACACACCAGCCCCATTCAGGTTCGGTTTGCGAGTGAGCACGTCAAAAAATATGCAAATGCTGATGTCATGCCGCCAATAAAGGTAATTGCACCAGGTAGAACCTATCGCGTGGACAGCGATGCAACTCACTCGCCCATGTTTCACCAGGTAGAGGGTTTGTGGATTGCACAAAGCGTTTCTTTTGCCGATCTGAAGGGCGTGTATACCGACTTCTTGAGAACATTTTTTGAGACGAATGAATTGCAGGTGCGTTTTCGTCCATCGTATTTCCCGTTCACTGAGCCTTCCGCTGAAATTGATATGGCCTTTGGTAGCGGTAAGCTCGCTGGCCGTTGGTTAGAGATCTCGGGTGCCGGTCAGGTTCATCCAAATGTCTTACGCAATATGGGTATTGACCCAGAGCACTATACCGGTTTTGCCTTTGGTTCCGGTCTAGAGCGTTTAACCATGTTGCGTTATGGCGTCGATGATTTACGCCTCTTCTTTGAAAACGATTTGCGTTTCTTGGCGCAATTTCCTGCATAA